In the Prionailurus viverrinus isolate Anna chromosome A3, UM_Priviv_1.0, whole genome shotgun sequence genome, CTCAAAACAGTGTTTGATACAGAGTTCAGTGTTGTCTGATTGGATGGTTCTGCCAGACTCTGCTCAGTTACCACGTCCATCCATGCCCCTGTAGAGTGGGCATCAGAATCGCTTGGGAGATTGCCTAAAATGCATATATACCTTGACTCCAGCCTGTGGAGATCCAAATGCAGTAGATTCTGGGGTAGAACCCTGAACATTTTTTGACAAGCTTCCCAGGTAATTTTGATGCCTGAGGTAATTGGACCAGACTGCCAAGCACTGCCTCAGTGTAccacttttcatttgtttatctgCTGCTCTGCTCTGTCGAGAATTATTTCATGTGTGTCAGCAGTGTTTGAATCACCTGGGAACCTAAATATAGATCCTATAGCCCCACCCTAGATCTGGTAAATCAGAACTTCCAGGGGTGGGTCTTGGGAAtctatattttttgaaaagctcCCTTGGTGCCAGTCTTCCCAATAACCTTTGGGAGCCTCAGCTGTGTTTTACAGACTCCTTGAGGAGGTTATAAACTCAAGAGCAGGTGTTTCTTACATCTTTTTAGGCCAACTTCTCTCCTCATCCCTCATTAATCCAACAGTGTTCTATTCAGAAGTGATATTCAGTAAGTCACTATGGAGTGAACACTTTGGTTTATCCACAATTTCAATTTGCCTTTGTAACTTGTACATCAACCAGTATTCCTGACTACATTTCAGTCCAGCCCATTCTCTGATTAGAGGCAGGAAACATATCTTAGCTGCCTTGCTAATTCTGGTAGGGACTCTCTTTGCAGTCTTTTTgtccagaaatttaaaatgtgtttcccaGGTCAGACCAGACAGCACTGAGGTAACATCACccattttcatatttaaacaCTCACCTGTTCAACCTTCCTTTTGGGCCTGTACTGGAGCGCACGTGCTTTGGCTGTCCTCAACCTCAGGGTGCATCCAGTAGACTGCAGAGCATCCCTGGGGATGGCAACAAGACCCGACCTCTTGCTCTGGAAGCCTGCCTGGGCTGCTTAGTCTCTTGAGGAAAAGTATCCCCCTGCATTAGACTCCCTGTGGGGCCTATGGCCCTGTCCTACTTCTGTGTGGTTTTGTCCTGGTTTTTGTCCTAGATACCTCTTTACAGATGGAAAGTTTAAAACTAAAAGTGTtaaccaaaaattaataaatgggtGGGGAGTGGATAGGGCAGCTGATAATATATGCAGAATTTTATTCCTTGGCTAGACTCAGAGCTAGCCTCTAGGTTAAGAAGAATCACTGATGAAGGCCCAAAGAAAGCCCCTTGGTTAACCTATTTCTTAAATATCCAAGTCCCCACAGAGTGTGTACTCTGAACTTTGGATGGCCAACTAGTAaccttttttaatatattgactTTGTGTGTATTCTTTGCGGAAGATGTCAGGGTCATTATTCAAGGCAGAATCTAAAAAGGAGTCGTGTCATTTAGGTAAGCCCAAGAAGCACTTCCCAGCACACACTGTCTGTACCTTAGAATTTTGCCTCTGGATAAGCCACAATTGCATTTTGATGCCAGATGTGAGAAGCCATTAGTAATCAGGACAACTCCCTTGGGAAATTTTGTTCCCAGTCCCTGTTCCAGAGGATCACTGTTTCCTCTGGAATATTTGTTTGAGGGGCTCCGCAGGCTGCGATTTAGTGACAAAGGGGAATGAATTGaccttagaaaaataagaatgaaagatTTCTAATGAGGTCTGACAGTTCAAGGACTGAAGACTGAAGAAGGAGTctaagctttttttatttttctgcccaCCCAGTCTTCATACAAATGTAAATATGCCTCCTTCAACAAATTGccaaatgtggttttaatttgtaagcAGGAGACCCtgacttgcctttttcttttctttttctctctctctttttttttaaatgaagtcacAGGTTTTGCACTTTTTGAACTGGACTTTTCCTTCTGTCACTGCGTCGCATTTTCTGTTGTCCTTTTCCTTCCAAGGACATTTTCCCTATTGTTTGTGATCAGAGGAATTTGGGATGAGAGTCAATTGTCATGTCTCTTAAAGAAGTTTTTGAAGTTCCCATAGGAAATGCATAGTGCTTTTTaaacttagtttaaaaaataaataaataaaggcagagATTGAATCTAGTGTGAGATTTGAAGTGTCACCATCGCAGCATCATACTTTATGTGGTCGACGCAGTATCCATTGTTGTTATTTATGACCCTGTCTGCCTTCCATTGTGGACTTCTTCAAGCCTTGGGGAATTTACATCATTCCTAATAGCAAAAGGCTTTCTGGTTCCCACAGAGTTGTTCAAAGCCTGACTCATGCTCCTTATGTTAATTGTTCAGCTCTGAAAATACAGCACTTACAGGGTGTGGTCGTAAGGGGAAAATCTACTGTACTTATAGGGCATGTTTAGAAGTGTTTCACACATaaatctcagtctctctctctctctctctcttcctctccctctcattTAACTTTACTGTAGCTCTGTCTGGTCAACTAGTGAGTCttagggggagaaagggagaagcatCAAAATGCAGTATAGTCCAATAAAACCTATGGTATTCTGTTTACTAACTCTTAAAACTGATTTAGGTTATACCTGGATATGACTATGAGTGACATTGATCCAGGTCTGAAACCATAGGCGGGATTGGAGGGAGCTAAAGGTTCGTGCTCAGTGGTACCCTGTACCACTGATTGGGCAAAGGTCATAGCATCAGCCTGTGGGACATCCAGGTATACTGATGGCTGCCATCTACCAGGCATTCTGGGACTGCCATTGTTAATTCCAATGTAAGTCTAAAGCAAGGGACCCACTGATAATTTCCCaaaattcttccttatttttacaGCATTTTACTGTGGAATTTGATGGAGAAGGATACTTAGTGTCACAGGAAATGAGAGAAGTTAACACCTTGTCTGGATTATCTACTTGcttaacaaaaaggaaatgattccAAAATTATGAAATAGGTCAATGTTGGcaaatttggggagtttttttacattttataagtacttttttttttagcttatttctttattttgagagagagagagagagagagagcaagagcgagcatgcaggaggggcagaaaaagggaaagacagaatcccaagcaggctctgcgcttttagcagagcccgacacagggctcaaactcatgaactgtgagatcacagttCTCagatgagctgagatcaagagccagacacttaaccgattgagccacccaggtgccccgtttttaTAGGTACATGTACTTCCATATGAAGCTTCCATGGGAACATATAAGAATAGATACACAGATAATCTATGAAATATGTAAAATTGTTGCAGTGCTTAGTTTAAGAAAAACTCCCAGTTTTTTAATAGCCAAGAATCACAAACTTCAGTGTTCAAAGTATCCACTAAAATCTTAACTCTTTATGCAGCCTTGAGTATTGCAAAGGCcacattctgtatttttgtaaatagaGAAAATGTGTGGAATTCTTAGGAATCAGGGTCCAGACCACTGTGCCAACAGATCTTAACCGTTGTCTGGAAGATCAGAGTTCACAAATATGCTGCTGCCCGGCCCTGCAGTTCTGGGCTTTGTCACAGTTTGGGCCACAGAGATATCAGATATTGGCTAAGGGGTGCCTCTGTGGCTCCGTCAGTGAAGCATTTGatttttgatctcagctcaggtcttcatctctgggttgtgagttcaagccccatgttgggctctgtgctgtgcgtggagcctacttaaaaaaaaaaaaaaaaaggtattggaCAAGAGTTCCCAGATGGTCTGGAACCAGTGTCCTTTCTCTTACAGCCTTGTATGTTTGTGGTGTGTATTAACGTTATGAACTGTATTGGATAGGAGTCCAAGTAAGTGACAATTTACCAAAACGTTCTAGATTTTTTAAACGTAAAATAGCCTAACACTAAGCAGTTTCATCTGGTCTTCACAAAAATCTGTTCACTGGGGCATTCAAAGTATAACTGTTTTTTCTCACGTTCAGCTAATAGATTTCTGGTTGAACCTTTGTTATCTTTTGGAGTAGACAGAAGGAACTCTCCACGGAGCGTCTGATTATCTTGCTGAGTGTGCCGAGAGTCCACTTCCTCCCAGTGCAAAGCGCAAGAGAAATGCTCTGAAAGAAATGTAGGTCCaacaaattcttctttttctcctttttgactGTCCGTGTGTATGGATACATGACATGAAACCTAGAATTCCACAAGAGTTTATGGAAACCAATCACAAAACCCCCTCTGGCACCAACTTTACCCTAAGTTCCTTCCATGCTTGCTCTTCTGCCTGACTCCTGCTTTCTGGACAATGGGGAGCAAGTTCTTGCTTCACAGGTGTGTTGCAAGGACTAATTAATTACAAGCACTTTGAAGATGTAACACACCTGTTTGGTGGTGTGTTTCATACCACTTTCTGAGTGACTATAGGTCTatctaaaaaaatacattcctttCCTAAAATGCAGGTTCTCATTCTAAGATAATTATGATAATCCTCACACCCCTGATCAGGAACAATAAgaacctctgtgtgtgtgtgtgtgtgtgtgtgtgtgtgtgtgtgtgtttccagacTAAAGCTtagccaaaataaatatttcagcttCAGTGTTTTGAGTTTGGTTTGGTGGTTTAAGAAATTTCTTACTATTCACAAGCCTGCAAGTCTGTGTTGAAGTCAAATCTCTAGTTTCTCAATTTTCCCCCTGCAGTTGCTATCCTGTTCCTCAAAGTGAATTTTACAAAGTGAGTGAAGTTTACATTGTCTTTTATGTGTGCTGtagaaaaagtgtgtgtgtgtgtgtgtgtgtgtgtgtgtgtgtgtgtgtgcaacatTCTtgcatacaaacacacacatatgctatGCTTTGGATGTATCTGAGCATTTGCTTCTGGGGAAAAATGTCAACATATCAAATTTAGGCAATATTGACCCTTAACATCTGAAATGTATACTTGTCTTCCTTAGTTAAAATAGATCCATCATAACTCGAGTATAACTACAGTGATAACCTAGTGATCAATAAACAAAGCCTGTCCTCATATATCCTAATAACTAATCCTAGTGTGTCTGTTGCTTGATCCAGTCTGAATTTAAACATCTCACTCAGGGACTTTTCTGGATTTGCCTGGGAggtaagggagaaggaaaggtagCCCAAGCTCCTTCTCCAGGGATAGGCAATGTGACAAGGGCAGCTTTacgtaaacaaaacaaaaaatctttctttgttttagtgTGAGAAGAACTGAAACAAAAAGCAGCGTTGTGAGCAAATCACGGAGCAGCCGGGACATTGGGGGAACAGCTAGTGACCCAGTGATTGCAGAGATAGCGAGGAGGAGGGGTGACAGTCAGGCTTCAGCCAGTCCCCCATCAGAGTCCACAGAACAAGCAGAAGATAACATAAAGGCAGCTGAGAGCCACTGGGGGCTTCCTGTTCAAAAGCTGGAAAATGTTCATCAGACCCAGCCAGAAGACGCTAGCAGCCAGCAAAAACCTCATCATGGGGAGTGGTCAGAGACAGGGCTTCTAAGCAGGGGCCCTGTCTATAGCTGTGAGTCAGCATCGCCAGGTCCAAAACAAAGTCCACAAGGGGCCAGAACACAACAGAAACGCAGGAACCTCGGCTCTGCGGAAGACGTCGACCACCACAAGAGAGTTTCTCTTGGAAGTGATCGATTAGTCCCAAGAGAAAtaataggggaaaaaagcaaagctgTCAGGGTTTTGCCAACTTCAGAGCTGTCGGATCCGGGGTTACTTGTGAAACAAGGTTTGGCAAAAACGGCGTCTAATGAAGAGTTGCATGTTTTGGAAAATCTCTCCTCTGGACATCTTACGAAAAATAAGTTAGGGAAGGCACAGCAAACTGGCTCAGCCACAAACACTGAAAGATTATCTGCAATCCAGGGCAGTCcaaccaagaaaagaaagaagcatgaAAGAGGCCACTAACTTACTGAAGGGGATTGCAGAGATGTAGTTGGGTCTATAGTGGCTAAAGATGTGGAAAGAGAGGGGTCTGTGTAGATGCTGTGATTTTAAAGGAATTAGAATGATTATTTTGTACCGAAAATGTGTATCTGTGTTAGTGTTAGTTTTCAATGCATTCATCTTCAGCAGGCTATATGATTTTTCTAACAACGTTGCTACTTTCTCATACTTTATAACTGTCTTCAGAAAGTTATTTTAGTGAGAAATGGCCATTCACCTTGTCAAGGATGATCCCATTCTTGAAGGACCTGCCTGAAGAAACCAGCCATGTGCTTTCTTGGCCCATCACTGTGCACACCGTATGATGGGCTATATGAAGACAGGGCCATAGTGCAATATCTAGGGGTACAATTTCTCCTCCTGTTCCTCAGCCTGAATTGAACAGAAGTGAAGGAACAGGCTAGCCGTCTTCAACATCTGGTTCTGGGCCCAGCATCACTGTCTAAAAATATGTTAGAAAGGCCCatcttgggccccaccccaggcctactGAATGAGAAACCCTGGGTGATTCTGAAacatgctcaagtttgagaaccactggactaaTTGGAGACTCCCTAGTGTTTCTTTCCTCAATACTGGCTACCATGGCCTCCAGCTCATCAGCTGGGGCCCATATGTGGACATGCACACCCTTGTGCTCCCTCAAACTTGTAAAACACCTGGGTTCAGCCTATGAGCAGCTCTGTTCCCAGGTTCTCTACAGCACGGTGGCCACTGCACCCACAAAACTGTTAATTACCCTAAAATTACTAGAAGTTTATGGCTAATTTGACCTTGCATTAGAGGAAGAGAGTAGAGGGACAGGCTTGCTCTTGCTTGTAGCTCAGGCATGTCCCTGCCCCTGCACTTGCCCCCACCTCTGAGATTTTGGTTAGGTTCAGGAAGGATTCGAACCAAAGGGGAGCTCAGTGGCCAGAGTTTCCGGTTTCCCATTTGGAAGGCATCACAGGCAGTTTCAGTTTCAAAACAGGAGCCTTCCGTTTGCACTGTCACCCACTAATGTCTCCAGTGGGCTTGCTGAAATGTCAGAGTGAATCATAGCAATGACTTATTTTGGATGGACACCTACTAAAGATTTTGTTAACCCAGTTTCATTctaaaataggggaaaaaaacatattcaCAGGCCACCCatcaaatacatctttttttctacTCAACATTGTGTGGTCCTTTGAAGTAGCACCTCCCTAGTAACAAGGAAAATCAAGTATATTCCCAAAGTGTCGGAGTTAGCAgaaaaataacccagaaaaagCCTAATGTAATAAAAGAATATGGAAACAGACACAGTGTTGGTGGTTTGTGCTTAAGACTAATTATGGTTACTCCTAGCTCATTCTGTGCTTCCCTATGTCTCCTTTCCCACTTGTGTTGTAGGGTATTACTCATTAAGAGGCAGCCATATTTCATGGCACCATCTTGGATCATGAAGTTCAGTGTTGGTCACTATACTTGGCCATGAATGTAGATCCTATTCCTTTGATGTTCCCCACCTTGCCTGGAAACCTCTTCCCTTCATGTGATCCCAGCCTCATGACCTTCACTCACCGGGAACGTGGCCCCGTGCACTGGCGTCCTTTCCTCTTCCCATCcctaggttttttttcctgctcttagCTGATTCCAAGCAAAGCATTCTGTGGGAAAAGAGGGAACCCAACAGGATACTAACCACAGTGGAGCAGATTGTGCTCATCCAGTTGGGGTAGACTGCACAGGATGGAAACCTCAATCTCCATGGTCTGTGGGGGGCCCCTGCTGTTAGAGGGACAGCAATTCTAGGTGTGCTGTTCACTGAAGACAGGAGCACAGTGTGTCCTTGAATCTTCTTAAACAGAATTACCGGAACGGTTTCAACAGGGCACAAGTAATAACCTTGGTGACTGGCCAAGAAACAATAAGCTCCCTGGAAAAGAGTCTAGAATAAAAGACAACCATTTCAGTGCAATAGTTGCTGCCTAACGTACACCTAGAAGGAGATGTTTGAAATGGAGGCAGCAGAGAAAAGCTTTTAattgaaaagtttttatttcatttgttaacGGGACAAAGCCAATACTTGTGATTTAGTGATTCTCTTTCAAGAACAGCCTTGGCTTTAGGGTTTGGTATATTCGTGAAATAACAATTACTGTGACCTAAGAGGGAAAACAGTACCTTGGGTTGTAGATTGACTGGTCTTTCTCACAGCCCTGCATGTACATGGGATTTTCACAGGGTTAATGGAGGGAACAGCTCTCCACTCCGCACTATGGCATGTGTTTAAGGAATTTTGCCTCTAAGCATTTTTCTTCCACATGTCTGAAACACCCCAGATCTCTTGTTACTTGAGTGGTTGTGTGATTCTTTGGATGTTTGGAAGTACAAAGGGGAAGATGGCTGCCAGGTTTTGCTTATTAGCTGGGAAATGCAGAATTCTCTACTCCTGGGAGTGGGGTGTGTGTTGACGTTCTTTATAATCTTATTAATTCAGCATCTGAAAATCTGAGAGCCTGTCAGTATTCTTAATCAAAAAGAACACAGTCTTCAACCACTTACTTAACAAcccaaattaaatttattttcaagtccCTGTAATTCTGATGCTTCAGAGAAATGTTACAGTTTGAACTCCCTAACTTTCTCAGTGTCATTATGGCTTCTAAGTCGCATCCTTGTGCTTTCagatggcttttttaaaaatatattgatgtcggattttgtgttgtttttttaatgtccataaaCAAGAAATGTCAGAGAACAGTCAGTGTGATTTTTCttacacgtttttttttttctttgctgctaGAGGTTAACTATCATCTAGATATGCATATAAATTGTCAAATGCAAAGAAGCAAccatttggggagagagaagtgagTGCTGCAgcatttttgtttacttatgtTAGTATTAAAGaagtaagaaaatgtattttattttttatgacaaGAATCATTAAAAactctagttgtttttttttttaatgtttatttattttgagagagagagagagagcgagcgagcatgagcaagcctgagctggggaggagcagagagagtgaaagagagaatctcaatcaggttCCGTgcccagttcagagcctgatgtgcagggctccatctcacaaccgtgagagcatgacctgagccgatatcaagagtcagacactcaacctactgagccacccaggcgcccctctagtttgATTTATGGAGAATATAGCTTGTTTGTGAATGAGATATCTCAAGATAGGTCTTGGGGACAACAATGGGATCACAGTCAATTGTTTGCTTCTTGTGTCATGTTTGGATTTTAGCATGAGGTGTGCGTCTTATGGCCTTTGACTTTAGAAAGAGCTTGGTGAGGGCAGAGCACATAAGGGAAGAAAACCTCTGTGCCCGAGGGAGTGGCCTGAGATCCCAGTGCCACTGTTGCCAGTTTTCTTGAACTCCCTCTTGGCAGGTCCCACCGTAGTATTTCCACAAAATTTTAGTGAGTGGCCTTCCTTTTGAGGTAACAAATGCCTTTCCCGTGAGCCAAAAATTCTCTCTTCAGTGTTCTGTGACTCGAATACggaaatcattttaatttcttcttttctcttatgaGGAAATTTCCATGCTTGGTTTGTTAAGATGACAGAGTTCATTTCTTGTTACTGAAACACGAATGAATTGAAGCACGGTGGAGCAAGTAGAAAATCAAAATTAAGCTGATTTCCGTTAAATAGTTTAAAATCTTCCTTAAGTACAAAGTAAATCCAGCATTGTAAAGTGAAGTTAATGCAGATAATTACTCAGGACAGAAGTCTAACTGTATCATTGGTATTACAATTTAATGATACAATTAGGTTCTTAGAAATCTGTGCAACTCCTAATTtggtttctatatttatttaacaagatGAAGAACAAATATATGTCAATGTGTGCGCTTAACAGAGGGAACTTGAATGGATGAAGTTAGTTATTACCTTTAATTGTTTCAGAAATACTCAGTACTGGACTTTAATCATATTCAGTAAGTTTTATTATGTAGCATGATATTACCATGAATTACTTTATAATCGCCATTAGAATTACTTACCAAAAACCTTGAttctttaattaaacaaaaatcaataaaaccataCATATGACCCCAAGCATCTGATCAGGTGACTACAGGTATGGATTTGACAGGATAATTTTCTTTAGTCAAGTTAGAAAGCCAGACACTGCAGCAATCCCTAGAGgagctctttttttccattgcccATATcctgtcatttgttttgtttatataagTCGTTTAAATAGTTGTATGTGTCTGAAAGTACATGGGTGAAAGTAGTATGTAGAGGAAATGAACCTGCTttatgaataaaaagtaaaattgttttcaaaaaataaatttgtatgtatCACTTTTCTTCAAAACGAGCGACCCCCAAGGAATATACATCCCAGATGCCCTTTTCTGTACATGctacttaaaattatattctgttaGAGACTTCTTCCTCCTTGAAGCAACCCTGAGGTTTTGAACGCTGTGTTGAAACAATCCAAGGAGCTCTGCTTCCAAACCGCTGGTTCTAAAGTTGTAGGTTTGGAAAACCCTGTGTGGGGTGTTGTGATTAAATGGGCCCCTAAGATTTTGGGGTGGTCTTTACAATGCAGATATATTCCCACTTCTCCCAATTGTGAGCTAAGATAGATCCCTCTTGTGAGAGGTTAAAGTATGCAACCTTGACTCTGTTCCAGAGATCTTGACATCTCCCAAGCAGATTCATGTCCATTTTCTAAGTGGATCTAGTCCTTGTTCATCACTGAATGAAGTCCTGGGCCAGCTCTTTCTCTACACTGCCTTTTATGACAGGATCCCAGGCCTCTCTGATTGCTTGTATACGTATCTCCCCTTGGATCTGTACAGAATCTTTCCAAGGCATTTCAATCTGAGGTTGGAATAATACATTTGGATAGCTGTTCATGAAATGCTGAGAACCATTGCAGCTGATAAAGCAAAAGCACCTTTCATAGTGTTTTGCTTGTGCGGGCACACTGGACACCCTCGCCCACAGGCAGCTGACCTGCCTCGGACCTGGGGTCTGGCTGGGGATCCAGAGACTCTAGATGGCGTGGTGCTACCAGCTGCAACCCTGGGTTCAGGCTGCTGCTTTGCCACTAATTAATTGGTTTGTGTGCTTTGGAacaaagtcacttaacctcccgggcctcagtttctccctttgtCAAACAAAATGATCTCTAATATTTTAAGCACCACACTTAAGGTAAATATACCACTCCGATGTGTTAATTTCCGCATCCATTTAAAAACAGGTTCTTTGTACTGGCCACATATTGGGATTACCTGAGTAGCTTCCAGTTAAATCCGAATCCTTGCAATTTGGCCTGAGTATTGGCAGTTTTAAAAGCTCCTCAAATAACTGATTCTCATGAGAAGCCACAGTAaagaattattgttttaaaatgtagggtGTGTGTAGGTTTAAATACTGGATGTTGAAAGAGGTAGGGTGTGCTCTGAGCGGAGAGTATCCTTTAAACGAGGGGCTTTCTGCAGGTCAGAAGTGTGCCTGCTTTCAAATGAATGAGAAAGGCTTTGGTGACGAGGTGTCAATACGAGTACATTTTAATCATACAAAGAGATGTGTCTTGTCTTCTCCATGAGGCCACGTTCGTAATGCTGCTTTCGACCCGACACATCAGAgcaacttcatctttgccaacactgaGAAATTGTTGCCCTTGTACAGCAGATGAGGTTTTAAAGCACCTAAATAATTGTCTAAGGTTTGCCTTTGATCCATGATCATTAATATCATTAATAAGCTCTCAAAAAGTGCGTGTGAATCTCAAGTTCACATTTGGCAGGGCAGTGGAAGaatgaatgcttttaaaatagtttggCTCAGAAAGCACATCTGAAATAACCCTGTGGGAAAATCAGGAGCATTTCTCATCCTCCAAAGGATTACCTAGGATGAGATGCTGACCTTGTATTTTAAGTTCAGTTACATTTCTTAAAACCTCATTCATTACCCAGCCTGATTTATTTTAGTGGGTGAAGTAGGCTGTGGGAGGGGACTCTGGTGATGTACAGTGTTCatgtttgccttttgttttctccACAGTTCCCAAAAGATcagaacatatacatatatttctttaaaacatgcaCACAGGCCAGCTTCCTCACGAGATTTACCACAGCTTTCCTCTCAGAAATTCGAGCTGAAGATTGTCTCCTCTTCAGGCTTCTAAAGCGATCCAGCCCCAAAAGGCTGAGTGTGCACAGGGTG is a window encoding:
- the SLX4IP gene encoding protein SLX4IP, producing the protein MASKKFAVKCGNFAVLVDLHILPQGSNIDTSWFSEQKKEEVCLLLKETIDSRVKEYLEVRKQHRTSNTEFTRSSPLTLKGYGFQITAYFLKRGIRLHCFRSSQNTELRVFPDRFVVCVSQLSFSHDLMASQNEELTEGTLHGASDYLAECAESPLPPSAKRKRNALKEIVRRTETKSSVVSKSRSSRDIGGTASDPVIAEIARRRGDSQASASPPSESTEQAEDNIKAAESHWGLPVQKLENVHQTQPEDASSQQKPHHGEWSETGLLSRGPVYSCESASPGPKQSPQGARTQQKRRNLGSAEDVDHHKRVSLGSDRLVPREIIGEKSKAVRVLPTSELSDPGLLVKQGLAKTASNEELHVLENLSSGHLTKNKLGKAQQTGSATNTERLSAIQGSPTKKRKKHERGH